GGAAAACTGTTCAAGCATTGGGTATTGCACATTACTTTAAAGATGATTGGCCTCTTCTTATTGTTACACCGTCCTCAGTCAGGTGTGGTACAAAAATACATTACTTGATAATTTActtgataaattatatatttttttgtgagtatgtataagtaatatatttgaacttttaaatttaGGTATCAATGGGCAGAAGCAATATCTACATTTTTGCCATCTGTGCCTACACACTatgttcataattttataaatacacatgATTTCGTTGGTGATAAGAAGATAGTGATTACATCTTATGATCTCTTAGTAAGGGCTTTAGAGAGATTTGAACGACATACCTTTGGATTTGTTATTCTGGTACATATGATGAAAGAAGTTTTGTTCATCttcaaatttcaacaaatttttagtaCTTGTAAAAAGCGTATTTTACTACAATGATTAACTTCGTTTATAGGATGAATCTCATACTTTAAAAAGTGCTAAAACTGCTAGATATAAGGCTGCACAACGTATAACTTCCAAAGTAGGTCATGTTGTTCTACTTTCTGGAACACCAGCATTGTCAAGACCAATAGAACTGTATTCTCAACTAAATCTCATAATGCCAAATTTCATGgggtaatatgaaattattagtTAAACAAATGCAATATGTGTTTTCGACGTAAGTAAggtttaattatcatttttctgtaGATATCAAGAATATGGAAACCGTTATTGCGCTGGAGAGAAAACTGCTTATGGATGGGATTTCAAAGGGTCGTCGAACATGCAAgagttacaattatttttaaaacacaCTTGTATAATTCGAAGATTGAAAAATGAAGTGATGAAAGTGTTACCATCAAAGAAAAGGTCAGAACTGCAAATATGCTTATACTTATTTCCATGTGTATTTGTtgtgttaaaaaatgaattctaGGGAAGTCATTGTACTGGATCCGGACTTAATAAAAGCTGGTACAAAAGAAATGGAAGAGATGTCCAAAGCGTTAGAACGTACAACTTTAAATGGCATAGAAAGACATGCCGCTCTTTTACAGTATTACAATGAATCCAGTATTGCCAAGCAGAAAGCTATATGGTACATttctagttttctttctttactaTGGTCAAGCataatttttacaagacatcTAACGTTTCAGTGATTACGTTGCTAAgttattcaaaaataaacagaaatgtcTCATTTTTGCCCACCACCAAAATATTTTAGATGCCGTTTGTGAAGTCGCAGAATCTATGGATATAAAGTAATTGCAATTTTTGGACTTGTAgcgtatttaaatacaatttctgTTATTTGCACTTAATCAATTACGGATTTCAGATATATCAGGATAGACGGAAAGACGAATCCCGAGCGAAGAAAATATCAGGTTGACAAGTTTCAGAGTTGTGACAATTATTTGGCTGCAGTATTATCAATTACAGCAGCAAACGCTGGAATTACATTAACGGCTGCTCAACTCGTGGTATTTGCTGAACTGTTTTGGAATCCTGGGGTATTTATAGTTgttattcataaattataatattaaaatattctgataAAGTTGAATCAGttcaactaataaaatatatttctatacacaGATCATATGTCAGGCGGAAGACAGAGTACATAGAATCGGTCAAAATGATGATGTTCTGATCCAGTATTTAGTCGCTAAACAAACGGCAGACGATTACTTATGGCCTTTAATCCAGAAAAAAATGAATGTCTTAAACGAAGTTGGTCTTGATCATAATTTTTCACTTACTGACATCAGTATTACGAAACATTCATTGGATTCCAAACAGAAAACCCTGGATTACTTTAGAGATAACGTTAAATCTCAGTGTACGACTGATGAAGAAACTACACAGAagactgaaaataataatagctcAAGCAATTCTTCGAAAGAAGATATTGCAGCAGAAGAGGAGAAGAAAGACTTACTTGAACTCAGCGCAGAAGATTTTAATTTCTGTGATTGGGATGACTGggagtaaattatttatttttatattatctgttatataaactgtatatgAAGAAAAAGATCcgataattattgttttaagaaTAAAGACTAGTTTCATACTAAAAGATGTCCACAGTTTGTCTCTTTTCCCGATTGTTATATATACTGGGATAATGTCCTGATTGTTATGGTGGCCCAATTTCGACACGTCTTTGTTATTGGTCAtaaacccctcgaacccccatgAGGAATCCCTCTTGATGGTGTTTCTCAAAGGGGATGATGGGGTTCTTTATGGGGGTCGAGGGGTCCCTCGTGGGAGTTCGAGGGGTTTCTCGAGGGGGTTCTAAAATATGCCTCTGGGGATAATTAATTGTTTCCATGCGCGTGGAGGGCGCTCGTGTACATATTGAGAAGCGCCAGAGAATTATATGAACCGGGCGCCACAGATCTTATATGAACATAGCAATAGGTTCTACTTTGAATATTTGCCGCACAAACGAATCCTATTGCAGTgttcttttcaaaattaatgTTACTCTTTCGAGAAGACAATTGTTAAAACTTAATTTCTACACTTTATAAATAGGATATTTACAATGTCTGTTTTTAACGCGCGGCAGTTTCTAGGTGCATTGTATAAACGTTACATAATTTCATTGCCATCGATAAATTTATCTAGAACACAAAAAGCAAGTATCCTTATTTGAggttagaataaatatatttacattcgataatttcagtattatataattttaatacaatgaTATCATGTATCCGCTCGATTACGTTCCATTGTCAATCGTTTCAGAAGTTTCTTAGAATGTTAACTTCGATCTGTAATGTTATTAATGTCTTGTATTTTGCAGATTTTTATTATCTGTTTAACTGGAGGGTCATTGCTTCTG
This portion of the Nomia melanderi isolate GNS246 chromosome 11, iyNomMela1, whole genome shotgun sequence genome encodes:
- the Marcal1 gene encoding SWI/SNF-related matrix-associated actin-dependent regulator of chromatin subfamily A-like protein 1 — its product is MSYSQEEIEKKRLLALQRKQQSQVKNNLSNAGRTQSSTPSTSVINNENKSFNTNKLFQHGGNKFSQFKSKFQNNSFNNNTKFNKQKERFNPLETKNFFGQKARITGKCYMISDDRFMLETSTYFPPVIEVYKTIPSKCYDMKTKAWSFNIKDYEDLMKKLITFKSDIQIAGLPKKVLQVFRKNNNSDRSVENIDLSRIDSHLLNQLMPFQREGICYGISKGGCCLIADDMGLGKTVQALGIAHYFKDDWPLLIVTPSSVRYQWAEAISTFLPSVPTHYVHNFINTHDFVGDKKIVITSYDLLVRALERFERHTFGFVILDESHTLKSAKTARYKAAQRITSKVGHVVLLSGTPALSRPIELYSQLNLIMPNFMGYQEYGNRYCAGEKTAYGWDFKGSSNMQELQLFLKHTCIIRRLKNEVMKVLPSKKREVIVLDPDLIKAGTKEMEEMSKALERTTLNGIERHAALLQYYNESSIAKQKAICDYVAKLFKNKQKCLIFAHHQNILDAVCEVAESMDIKYIRIDGKTNPERRKYQVDKFQSCDNYLAAVLSITAANAGITLTAAQLVVFAELFWNPGIICQAEDRVHRIGQNDDVLIQYLVAKQTADDYLWPLIQKKMNVLNEVGLDHNFSLTDISITKHSLDSKQKTLDYFRDNVKSQCTTDEETTQKTENNNSSSNSSKEDIAAEEEKKDLLELSAEDFNFCDWDDWE